From Lonchura striata isolate bLonStr1 chromosome 3, bLonStr1.mat, whole genome shotgun sequence, one genomic window encodes:
- the HTR1E gene encoding 5-hydroxytryptamine receptor 1E produces the protein MNFTNCTTEASEAAKPKTVTEKMLVTLTLATITTLTMLLNSAVIAAISTTKKLHQPANYLICSLAVTDLLVAVLVMPLSITYIMIDKWTLGYFICEIWLSVDMTCCTCSILHLCVIALDRYWAITDAIEYARKRTAKRAGLMIVTVWTISVFISMPPLFWRNHHSISIPSECRIQHDHVIYTIYSTFGAFYIPLTLILILYYRIYHAAKSLYQKRGSSRHLSNRSTDSQNSFASCKLTQTFCVSDFSTSDPTTEFDKINASVRIPPFENDLDPAGDRQQISTTRERKAARILGLILGAFILSWLPFFIKELLVGLHICTVSPEVADFLTWLGYVNSLINPLLYTSFNEDFKLAFRKLIRCREHT, from the coding sequence ATGAATTTCACAAATTGCACCACTGAAGCCAGTGAGGCTGCAAAGCCAAAGACAGTAACTGAGAAGATGCTCGTTACCCTGACCTTGGCCACAATCACAACCTTGACTATGCTGCTGAATTCTGCTGTAATTGCAGCAATCTCCACAACCAAGAAGCTCCACCAGCCGGCAAATTATCTCATATGTTCACTGGCTGTGACAGATCTCCTTGTTGCTGTTCTCGTCATGCCCTTGAGCATCACTTACATAATGATAGATAAATGGACTTTGGGGTACTTCATCTGTGAGATCTGGCTCAGCGTCGACATGACCTGTTGCACGTGTTCGATCCTTCATCTGTGCGTCATTGCGCTGGACAGGTACTGGGCCATCACAGACGCCATCGAATACGCCAGGAAAAGAACGGCAAAAAGGGCTGGGCTGATGATAGTCACTGTGTGGACTATCTCTGTTTTCATATCAATGCCCCCCTTGTTTTGGAGAAATCACCACAGCATCAGTATTCCCAGTGAGTGTCGCATTCAGCATGACCATGTCATCTACACTATTTATTCCACATTCGGGGCATTTTACATCCCCTTGACTTTGATCCTGATCCTGTACTACAGAATTTACCATGCTGCAAAGAGCCTTTACCAAAAGCGGGGTTCAAGCCGCCACCTCAGCAACAGGAGCACCGACAGCCAGAACTCTTTTGCCAGCTGCAAGCTCACACAGACATTCTGTGTCTCAGACTTCTCCACGTCTGACCCAACTACAGAGTTTGATAAAATCAACGCATCCGTGAGGATCCCTCCTTTCGAGAATGACTTGGACCCAGCTGGTGACCGGCAGCAGATCTCCACGACACGAGAACGAAAGGCTGCTCgcattttggggctgattttagGTGCTTTCATTTTGTCCTGGTTGCCCTTTTTCATCAAGGAACTGCTTGTGGGTCTCCATATTTGCACTGTCTCTCCAGAAGTAGCAGACTTCTTGACCTGGCTTGGGTATGTCAACTCGCTCATCAACCCTTTGCTGTACACGAGCTTTAATGAGGATTTCAAGCTGGCCTTTAGAAAGCTCATCAGGTGTCGAGAACATACTTAA